The Coprothermobacter sp. genome has a segment encoding these proteins:
- the rplK gene encoding 50S ribosomal protein L11 — translation MAKKIVGYARVQIEGGKATPAPPVGPALGQKGVNIMEFCKQFNERTKDKAGLVIPAVITVFEDKSFTFITKTPPASSLIKRAIKIESGSGEPNKKKVGRITKAQLAEIAKIKMEDLNTADIEEAIKIIAGSAKSMGVTVVE, via the coding sequence ATGGCGAAGAAGATCGTAGGGTACGCGCGCGTACAGATTGAAGGAGGGAAGGCGACACCAGCACCGCCCGTTGGTCCAGCTCTTGGTCAGAAGGGCGTCAATATCATGGAGTTCTGCAAGCAGTTCAACGAGAGGACCAAGGACAAGGCTGGTCTGGTCATCCCTGCTGTTATAACGGTGTTCGAAGACAAGTCGTTCACCTTCATCACCAAGACTCCACCGGCATCGTCTCTTATCAAGAGGGCCATCAAGATCGAGTCGGGATCGGGTGAGCCGAACAAGAAAAAGGTTGGTCGCATCACAAAGGCTCAGTTGGCCGAGATCGCCAAGATCAAGATGGAAGATCTCAACACGGCTGACATCGAGGAAGCCATCAAGATCATCGCAGGCTCTGCTAAGAGCATGGGGGTCACGGTCGTCGAGTAA
- a CDS encoding 50S ribosomal protein L1 — protein MSKKGKKYQEVAKLVDHAKIYTLDEAVELLPKLRTAKFDETVEVCIKLNVDPKQADQNVRGVVTLPAGTGKTVRVAVFTKGDKTAEAQEAGADFVGGEELVEKIKGGWLDFDVAIATPDMMATLGKVARVLGPRGLMPNPKAGTVTLEVGKAVREFKAGKIEFRVDKVGTIHCPVGKSSFTPAAIKENFMSLFEAIQRARPSSVKGTYLGKTYMALTMSPAIRLDTSKL, from the coding sequence ATGAGCAAGAAGGGAAAGAAGTATCAGGAAGTAGCAAAGCTTGTCGACCATGCCAAGATCTACACATTGGATGAAGCCGTCGAACTGCTCCCCAAATTGAGGACTGCCAAGTTCGATGAAACGGTCGAGGTCTGCATCAAGCTCAACGTCGATCCGAAGCAGGCTGACCAGAACGTTCGTGGCGTCGTGACACTTCCGGCTGGCACGGGCAAGACTGTCAGGGTTGCCGTGTTCACCAAGGGCGACAAGACCGCTGAGGCTCAGGAGGCCGGTGCCGACTTCGTAGGTGGCGAGGAACTCGTCGAGAAGATCAAGGGCGGCTGGCTGGACTTCGATGTTGCAATCGCAACCCCGGACATGATGGCGACGCTTGGAAAGGTAGCCCGCGTTCTGGGGCCACGTGGATTGATGCCCAACCCCAAGGCTGGCACAGTGACGCTGGAAGTAGGGAAAGCTGTTCGCGAGTTCAAGGCTGGTAAGATCGAGTTCCGCGTCGACAAGGTCGGTACGATTCACTGTCCTGTTGGCAAGTCGAGCTTCACTCCTGCAGCCATCAAGGAGAACTTCATGTCTCTTTTTGAAGCGATCCAGAGAGCTCGCCCTTCATCGGTCAAGGGAACTTA